The following coding sequences are from one Pelagovum sp. HNIBRBA483 window:
- a CDS encoding ABC transporter permease, producing MIALCVIPYYAATHSFSERPNLQEMFQTQRKRSKFVYAFEMGELIFHSVVRDIRKSHSNAVVGLLLNLIQATLFVAAFYAMFLLLGMRGGGIRGDFLLYIMSGIFLFMTHAKTIGSVFGAEGSTSPMMHHAPLNTIVTISAAAISTLYQQTLTLVVALFLYHSLITPISIHDPIGAYGMFLLAWISGVAIGIIFMSIRPWLPNLAPIGQTVYSRVNMIASGKMFVANTLPASMVALFSWNPLFHCIDQARGFVFINYYPHNSSISYPVSVTVGLFMFGLMIEFFTRKNASASWNAGR from the coding sequence ATGATCGCTTTATGCGTGATCCCGTATTACGCTGCAACGCATTCATTCTCAGAGCGGCCAAACCTTCAGGAAATGTTTCAAACCCAGCGAAAAAGAAGCAAGTTCGTCTACGCCTTCGAAATGGGCGAGTTGATCTTTCACAGCGTGGTGCGGGACATCCGGAAGAGCCACAGCAATGCTGTCGTCGGCCTGCTCTTGAACCTTATCCAAGCCACGCTTTTCGTTGCCGCTTTTTATGCGATGTTTTTGCTACTGGGAATGAGAGGCGGCGGCATCCGAGGTGACTTCCTCCTTTATATCATGTCCGGCATCTTTCTCTTCATGACCCACGCCAAGACCATCGGCTCCGTGTTTGGTGCTGAGGGATCAACCTCCCCTATGATGCATCACGCGCCGCTCAATACGATCGTCACGATCTCCGCAGCGGCTATAAGCACGCTCTATCAACAGACGCTCACACTAGTTGTCGCACTCTTCCTCTACCATTCACTCATCACCCCAATCTCGATCCACGACCCTATCGGGGCATATGGCATGTTCTTGTTGGCTTGGATTTCGGGTGTGGCTATCGGCATCATATTCATGTCGATCCGGCCGTGGCTGCCGAACCTCGCGCCAATCGGACAGACTGTCTATTCACGGGTCAATATGATTGCCTCAGGCAAAATGTTTGTCGCGAACACGCTTCCTGCCAGTATGGTCGCCTTGTTTTCATGGAATCCGTTGTTCCATTGTATTGACCAAGCGCGCGGTTTTGTCTTCATCAACTACTACCCGCACAATAGCTCGATCTCCTATCCGGTGTCGGTAACGGTTGGTTTGTTTATGTTCGGTCTGATGATCGAGTTCTTCACCCGTAAGAATGCCTCTGCGAGTTGGAACGCCGGTCGCTAG
- a CDS encoding glycosyltransferase family 2 protein, giving the protein MIAPRVSVIIVSHGRPNHLNGVVKSLLQQRFPSFEIIIVAEPEALSSAQFDVGVIKTVAFSHANISAARNLGIAHAAGEIIAFIDDDARPEPLWLSRLVGPIASGAASAATGRVIGRNGITNQSTCVSVAPNADERTLPFGSKARVFRGECIKLVGTNCAFDAKFLRRLGGFDEGYAFYMDDTDVSMRARNDGASIAYVGDAVVHHGFAAGPLRRQDRVPTSLTKIGQSTARFLSSHCGARERGYAVEKQTLLQRNRLIQLMIDGLIDPIQVRLLLKQYQAGIEMETKRTPKAPELDLRRPFRPVSVQIGRDKVLASRFWNRRRVRAVARQSALAGDIVTVIRLSWTALFHTAKYLDDEGYWVQRGGLFGRSERGDPIFRIWRFRGRVEREIKRISSDRFSSIMPDIEPK; this is encoded by the coding sequence GTGATCGCGCCGCGTGTCAGTGTCATAATCGTCAGTCACGGGCGACCGAACCATTTGAACGGTGTCGTTAAGTCCCTGCTACAACAACGCTTTCCCAGCTTCGAAATAATTATTGTCGCCGAGCCTGAGGCGCTCTCTTCCGCGCAATTTGATGTTGGTGTCATCAAAACCGTCGCGTTCAGTCACGCGAATATCTCTGCTGCGCGCAACCTCGGTATTGCCCACGCCGCGGGCGAAATTATTGCGTTTATAGACGACGACGCGCGGCCAGAGCCATTGTGGCTATCTCGTCTCGTCGGGCCCATTGCGTCTGGCGCTGCCTCGGCCGCAACGGGGCGGGTGATTGGTAGAAACGGGATCACAAACCAATCAACCTGCGTTTCAGTCGCGCCAAATGCCGACGAGCGCACACTCCCTTTCGGCTCTAAAGCGCGTGTTTTTCGCGGTGAATGCATCAAGCTTGTTGGGACCAATTGCGCTTTTGATGCAAAGTTTCTGCGGCGCTTGGGCGGTTTTGACGAAGGCTACGCATTCTACATGGATGATACCGATGTCTCGATGCGCGCAAGAAATGATGGTGCGTCGATAGCCTATGTGGGTGATGCTGTCGTTCATCATGGTTTTGCTGCTGGGCCGCTGCGGCGGCAGGATCGCGTACCAACATCCCTAACAAAAATTGGCCAGAGTACAGCGCGGTTCCTTTCATCGCACTGTGGAGCGCGAGAACGCGGTTACGCGGTCGAAAAACAGACTCTATTACAGCGGAATAGACTTATTCAGCTTATGATCGACGGATTGATTGACCCTATCCAGGTGAGGCTTCTTTTGAAACAATACCAAGCGGGTATTGAGATGGAGACTAAAAGGACTCCAAAGGCGCCAGAGCTGGACTTGCGCCGGCCTTTTCGTCCCGTATCCGTACAGATCGGGCGAGACAAAGTTCTGGCGTCCCGCTTTTGGAACCGTCGCCGCGTTCGAGCCGTTGCGCGACAGTCTGCATTGGCCGGCGATATCGTCACAGTTATTCGGTTGAGTTGGACGGCTCTGTTTCACACTGCAAAATATTTGGATGATGAAGGATACTGGGTCCAAAGGGGCGGCTTGTTCGGGCGCTCTGAGAGAGGTGATCCAATTTTCCGTATCTGGAGGTTTCGTGGCAGGGTCGAGCGGGAAATAAAGCGCATATCTTCAGATCGGTTTTCTTCAATTATGCCTGATATAGAGCCGAAATAA
- a CDS encoding nodulation protein NodH produces the protein MTQFDYFVVLAEMRTGSNFLEANLNAFDGIECHGEAFNPSFVGYPNKPDLFGITHELRERNPFMLLETIKTKSSGIGGFRFFSNHDSRVLEACLNDERCAKVVLLRNPIESYVSLKIARATDQWKLTNAKHLKKQMIDFDADEFEEHLDSVQSFQVKVLNSLQKSGQTAFYIAYEDLQDVDIINGLARFLGCEAQLTALDQKLKKQNPESLREKVGNFKEMEASLSKLDRFNLFRTPNFEPRRGPVIPTFVAGKKSKLVFMPVRGGPVEAVTQWLADLDECAVSELKTGFKQKNLRQWKATNPGHRSFTVLRHPVARAHAAFCDHILATGPGSYFEIRKTLKNAYKLPIPAKGPDSNYTPAIHRTAFLGFLEFLKANLARQTGVRVDPSWASQLSVLQGMSSVTFPDLILREEWLREDLAIVAAQIGMNEMPLPVAMPDPHIEQLSQIYDSEIEAAARAVYQKDYVAFGFANWR, from the coding sequence ATGACCCAATTCGACTATTTTGTTGTGCTCGCTGAAATGCGAACAGGTTCGAATTTTCTCGAGGCGAACCTCAACGCTTTCGACGGGATTGAATGCCATGGTGAGGCCTTCAACCCGAGCTTTGTCGGCTATCCAAACAAGCCCGATCTCTTTGGCATCACTCACGAACTTCGCGAACGGAATCCGTTTATGCTGCTTGAGACGATCAAGACAAAGAGCAGCGGCATTGGCGGTTTCCGGTTTTTCAGCAATCACGACAGCCGTGTTCTGGAGGCCTGCCTAAATGACGAGCGATGCGCGAAGGTCGTTCTTCTGCGAAATCCGATTGAGAGCTATGTCAGCCTGAAAATTGCGCGCGCCACTGATCAGTGGAAGCTGACCAATGCAAAACACCTCAAGAAGCAAATGATCGACTTCGATGCCGATGAATTCGAAGAGCATCTTGATTCAGTGCAATCCTTTCAGGTCAAAGTTCTCAACAGCCTTCAAAAGTCTGGTCAGACGGCATTCTACATCGCCTATGAGGATCTTCAGGATGTCGACATCATCAACGGCTTGGCCCGCTTTCTCGGTTGTGAGGCACAACTGACTGCATTGGACCAAAAGCTGAAAAAGCAAAATCCTGAATCGCTGCGCGAGAAGGTCGGAAATTTCAAGGAAATGGAAGCGTCTCTTTCCAAGCTGGATCGCTTCAATCTCTTCCGAACACCGAATTTCGAGCCACGGCGTGGGCCTGTGATCCCGACTTTCGTCGCGGGAAAGAAGAGCAAGCTGGTGTTCATGCCGGTGCGTGGCGGCCCTGTAGAGGCAGTGACGCAATGGCTAGCCGATCTCGACGAGTGCGCTGTTTCCGAACTCAAGACCGGTTTCAAACAAAAGAACTTGCGACAGTGGAAGGCAACCAATCCGGGGCACCGGAGCTTCACGGTCCTTCGGCATCCCGTTGCACGGGCCCATGCAGCGTTTTGCGACCATATCTTGGCCACGGGTCCAGGCAGCTACTTCGAAATCAGAAAGACATTGAAGAACGCCTACAAGCTACCGATTCCCGCGAAGGGTCCGGACTCAAACTATACGCCCGCGATCCACCGAACAGCGTTTTTGGGCTTTCTCGAGTTTCTGAAGGCGAATCTCGCGCGGCAAACGGGCGTCCGCGTCGATCCATCGTGGGCGAGCCAACTGTCTGTGCTTCAGGGAATGAGCAGCGTCACGTTCCCTGATCTGATCCTGCGCGAGGAGTGGCTCCGCGAGGACCTTGCGATCGTTGCCGCGCAGATTGGCATGAATGAAATGCCCTTGCCAGTCGCGATGCCTGACCCGCATATCGAGCAGCTTTCGCAAATTTATGACAGCGAAATTGAAGCCGCTGCGCGCGCTGTTTATCAGAAAGACTATGTCGCTTTCGGCTTTGCCAACTGGCGATAG
- a CDS encoding beta-1,6-N-acetylglucosaminyltransferase: MSVGVVMLVHTAFDRAEQVVRHWVAGGCPVVIHVDKAVDRKVFNAFKGALRDLTDVRFSKRHRCEWGTWGLVAASQSASELMLETFPEVRHVYLASGSCLPLRPVKELIRYLEARPKTDFIESATTSDVLWTVGGLDEERFTLRFPFAWKRHRFLFDRYVELQRRLNIKRKIPKGLVPHMGSQWWCLTRQTLSAILEDPERPTFDRYFRRVWIPDESYFQTLVRQYSLNIESRSLTLSKFDFQGKPHIFYDDHLQLLRRSDCFVARKIWPHAERLYATFLDDPAGAIKGQEPNPGKIDRIFSKAVERRTKGRPGLYMQSRFPNEDWENGVTSAPYSIFEGFSDLFENFEPWLANATSARVHGHLFAKDRVHFEGDQKTFSGALSDCAKIRDYNGRMFLRGMIWNTRGERQCFMFGPRDEQYISWDVARDPNAQISVVAGAWAVPLFRSNANFSEIRSVAARLQKIESEHLEILRSIYTKARVRIWTLADFLESPIEALQSVIDEITGKNMRRLSEAPKMVDLQGFAQFIQNLKNQGMHPYLVGDFPPDDNYGTQKQRPQKPYLVR, from the coding sequence GTGAGCGTCGGCGTCGTCATGTTGGTTCATACCGCCTTTGATCGCGCGGAACAGGTTGTACGGCATTGGGTCGCGGGCGGTTGCCCGGTTGTGATCCATGTGGACAAGGCCGTGGATCGTAAGGTGTTCAATGCGTTCAAAGGCGCGTTGCGCGATTTAACGGATGTGCGATTTTCCAAGCGGCACCGCTGCGAGTGGGGGACGTGGGGACTTGTCGCAGCATCCCAATCCGCCTCTGAATTGATGCTGGAGACATTTCCAGAAGTGCGCCATGTCTATTTGGCGTCTGGTTCTTGCCTTCCGCTGCGTCCGGTAAAGGAATTGATCCGCTATCTGGAGGCACGCCCCAAGACCGACTTTATCGAAAGTGCGACGACATCTGATGTCCTTTGGACCGTCGGCGGCTTGGATGAAGAGCGCTTTACACTACGGTTTCCCTTTGCATGGAAACGTCATCGGTTCCTTTTCGACAGATATGTCGAGCTACAAAGGCGACTGAACATTAAAAGGAAGATTCCAAAAGGGCTCGTGCCTCATATGGGATCACAATGGTGGTGTCTCACACGGCAGACTCTCTCCGCAATACTCGAAGACCCCGAGCGCCCAACCTTTGATCGTTATTTCAGACGGGTCTGGATTCCGGACGAGAGCTATTTCCAAACCTTGGTGCGGCAATACTCACTCAATATTGAGAGCCGCTCTCTGACGTTGTCGAAGTTCGATTTCCAAGGCAAGCCACACATCTTCTATGATGATCATCTTCAACTCTTGCGGCGTTCAGATTGCTTTGTCGCAAGAAAGATCTGGCCACATGCCGAAAGGCTCTATGCTACGTTCCTTGATGATCCCGCTGGCGCGATCAAGGGGCAGGAACCTAATCCGGGGAAGATTGATCGCATCTTCTCCAAAGCTGTCGAGCGCCGCACGAAAGGCCGCCCCGGTCTTTATATGCAGAGCCGCTTTCCCAACGAGGATTGGGAGAACGGTGTAACGTCCGCCCCCTATTCAATTTTCGAAGGCTTCTCCGATCTTTTCGAGAATTTCGAGCCTTGGCTCGCGAATGCGACCAGCGCGCGCGTACATGGCCATCTGTTCGCAAAGGATCGGGTCCATTTTGAGGGAGATCAAAAGACCTTTTCCGGCGCGCTCTCTGATTGCGCCAAAATCAGAGACTACAATGGGCGCATGTTTCTTCGCGGGATGATCTGGAATACCCGCGGCGAGCGGCAATGCTTCATGTTTGGCCCGCGTGACGAGCAATATATCAGTTGGGATGTCGCCAGAGATCCTAATGCGCAGATTTCGGTCGTGGCGGGTGCTTGGGCGGTGCCACTGTTCCGCTCAAACGCCAATTTCTCCGAAATCCGAAGCGTAGCAGCGCGCTTGCAAAAGATCGAAAGTGAACATCTCGAAATTCTCCGTTCGATCTATACGAAAGCCCGCGTGCGGATTTGGACCTTGGCAGATTTTCTCGAGTCACCAATAGAAGCACTTCAATCGGTGATCGACGAAATCACTGGAAAGAACATGCGCCGTTTGTCCGAGGCTCCGAAAATGGTTGATCTTCAGGGGTTTGCGCAGTTCATTCAGAATCTGAAAAATCAGGGAATGCATCCTTATCTCGTAGGAGATTTCCCGCCCGATGATAACTACGGCACACAAAAGCAGCGCCCGCAAAAACCATATCTGGTCCGGTAG
- a CDS encoding PTS sugar transporter subunit IIA: MELSTILKPEGVKLLGASSSKKRLFQDIGDLAEQVYGVDSQIVTECLLEREVLGPTGVGNGIALPHARLESVKEVCGLFVRLEKPLEFDAVDRQPVDLIFALFAPINAGVDHLKALALVSRTLRNPNTCTKLRANDAPTILHTILTEAQTSQAA; this comes from the coding sequence ATGGAACTCTCAACCATTTTGAAGCCCGAGGGCGTAAAGCTCTTGGGAGCATCTTCCAGCAAGAAACGCCTGTTTCAGGACATCGGCGATCTTGCGGAGCAGGTCTATGGCGTCGATTCACAAATCGTGACCGAGTGCTTACTCGAAAGAGAAGTGCTCGGCCCTACAGGCGTCGGCAACGGGATCGCCTTGCCGCATGCGCGGCTGGAGAGCGTCAAAGAGGTTTGCGGCCTGTTCGTCCGTCTCGAAAAACCACTGGAATTTGACGCCGTAGACCGCCAGCCGGTTGATCTTATCTTTGCGCTTTTTGCGCCGATCAATGCCGGTGTGGATCACCTGAAGGCACTTGCTCTGGTTTCGCGGACACTGCGAAATCCGAACACCTGCACAAAGTTGCGGGCCAATGACGCGCCAACAATCCTGCACACGATCCTGACAGAGGCGCAAACGTCGCAAGCGGCCTAA
- a CDS encoding glycosyltransferase family 4 protein: MSGSPQTPLVIDLTRLLSRIGKRFSGIDRVEFEYLRFLKEQGETYGLLRTRWGYLLVDQSGMQRLYPLIAPQWAGRSLAKWRVLAQLRFFAVTRARFSTLNKALLRLFPNGFCYLNVGHSALSASFFATLRSAGCQEIRIMIHDVIPLSYPEYQRPETIVKFEKGFMAALEFADQIIVTTRSEKAQVVAATNKRNLRLPSLLQAPLGSDHFSPPNGGDGAETSSSPFVILGTIEPRKNHSLLLDIWSSPSRPNAELVIVGARGWRNEEVFRRLDAGIDGVSERNGVSDAELVQLLRHSRALLFPSFAEGFGLPAVEAARMGVPIICSDIPVFRELLGDYATYIDPHDRDGWAEAIRLAETQESVTRSHFSATDWSSHFELVFKVS; the protein is encoded by the coding sequence ATGTCAGGAAGTCCGCAAACCCCACTGGTGATCGACCTAACGCGGCTATTATCGAGAATCGGCAAGCGGTTTTCGGGCATCGACAGGGTCGAATTCGAGTATCTCAGGTTTCTGAAGGAACAGGGGGAAACCTACGGTCTATTACGGACTAGGTGGGGTTATCTTTTAGTCGATCAAAGCGGCATGCAGCGCCTTTATCCCCTGATAGCTCCGCAATGGGCGGGCCGTTCGTTGGCTAAATGGCGTGTACTTGCCCAATTGAGGTTTTTCGCAGTCACTCGGGCACGATTTTCGACCCTAAATAAGGCTTTGTTGCGCCTTTTCCCAAATGGATTCTGTTATCTGAACGTGGGTCACAGTGCACTTTCGGCGTCTTTTTTCGCCACTTTGCGCTCGGCCGGATGTCAGGAAATCCGCATCATGATCCACGATGTGATCCCTTTGAGTTACCCAGAATATCAGAGGCCCGAAACCATTGTGAAATTCGAGAAAGGTTTCATGGCCGCGCTTGAATTTGCGGACCAGATTATTGTTACGACGCGAAGCGAAAAGGCACAGGTTGTTGCAGCCACAAATAAGCGGAATCTACGACTGCCTTCCCTATTGCAGGCGCCGCTTGGGTCCGATCATTTTTCGCCGCCGAACGGCGGCGACGGTGCGGAGACATCGTCATCACCATTTGTAATTCTGGGAACGATCGAACCGAGGAAAAACCATAGTCTCCTTCTCGATATTTGGTCGTCGCCAAGCCGCCCAAATGCCGAGCTCGTGATCGTGGGAGCACGGGGTTGGCGGAATGAGGAGGTTTTCCGGCGGCTCGATGCAGGGATCGACGGTGTCTCCGAGCGAAATGGTGTCTCTGACGCTGAATTGGTGCAGCTGTTAAGGCATTCCCGCGCGCTTCTGTTTCCATCATTTGCGGAAGGGTTCGGGCTTCCGGCGGTGGAGGCAGCGCGCATGGGCGTGCCGATCATTTGCTCTGATATTCCCGTTTTTAGAGAACTGCTTGGAGACTATGCCACTTACATTGATCCACACGATCGCGATGGTTGGGCTGAGGCAATTCGTCTTGCAGAGACGCAAGAGTCCGTGACCCGATCACATTTTTCTGCCACAGATTGGTCGTCTCACTTTGAGCTCGTCTTTAAAGTGTCGTAA
- the cysQ gene encoding 3'(2'),5'-bisphosphate nucleotidase CysQ — protein MDFQKLETEMRRLALEAGALIMEVYGRDDFQVESKSDESPVTVADKLADAHISAGLRAAFPDVALVTEEQADTHGTTGSTFLIVDPLDGTKEFINRRGDFTVNIAYVEAGVPIRGVVYTPARERLFITDNRGVSIEEKGPFDPQKNGETVPISVSKPNNLALRIVASKSHRDQATDDYLERYSYSDTKSAGSSLKFCLVATGEADLYPRLGRTMEWDTAAGQAVLQGAGGQVVAFETHEPLSYGKTGFENPFFIAFAPGVELVSSS, from the coding sequence GTGGACTTTCAGAAGCTTGAGACAGAGATGAGGCGCCTTGCCCTTGAAGCAGGCGCGCTGATTATGGAAGTTTATGGAAGAGACGATTTTCAGGTCGAGTCAAAATCTGATGAAAGCCCTGTAACGGTCGCCGACAAACTCGCCGACGCGCATATCTCCGCAGGGTTACGAGCTGCTTTCCCAGATGTTGCGCTCGTGACCGAAGAGCAGGCCGATACGCATGGCACAACCGGCTCAACTTTTCTGATCGTCGATCCGCTTGACGGGACAAAAGAATTCATCAACCGGAGAGGCGATTTCACTGTGAATATCGCCTATGTGGAGGCTGGCGTTCCCATTCGCGGGGTCGTTTATACGCCGGCGCGTGAAAGGCTTTTCATCACCGATAATCGGGGTGTTTCAATCGAAGAGAAGGGGCCGTTTGACCCGCAAAAGAATGGCGAAACGGTGCCTATTTCAGTCTCTAAACCCAATAATTTGGCCTTGCGGATCGTCGCTTCCAAATCCCACAGAGATCAGGCGACTGACGACTATCTGGAACGATATTCTTACAGCGACACCAAGAGCGCCGGATCATCGCTGAAGTTTTGCCTCGTTGCGACCGGTGAAGCCGACCTCTATCCACGCCTCGGGCGGACAATGGAGTGGGATACTGCCGCGGGGCAGGCTGTTTTGCAGGGTGCAGGGGGTCAGGTCGTTGCGTTTGAGACCCATGAACCCCTTTCATATGGCAAGACCGGCTTTGAAAACCCGTTTTTCATCGCTTTTGCGCCGGGGGTTGAATTAGTCTCGTCCTCATGA
- a CDS encoding manno-octulosonate cytidylyltransferase, translating into MRFASVRFPGKPLARLVSPGGDDRSLAHWTWLAAQPLADLARIVLATDDDLIEAECNSFGGEVVRTSSACRNGTERCAEALQAIGDEFDLVVNLQGDAPLMPHWILQSLISAFDSPAVQVATPALPTSGRMLAALREDRHEGRVGATTLVQDSDGNALYFSKEVLPYTAGRFDDEETTPVFHHIGAYAYRPEALKAYLRLPESPLEQCEGLEQLRFLENGIPIKCVQADLQGRSFWEVNNPEDIPKVAPYLGAVGRQ; encoded by the coding sequence ATGCGGTTTGCGTCGGTTCGATTTCCAGGAAAGCCGCTTGCGCGATTAGTCTCGCCCGGCGGTGATGACAGATCTCTCGCTCATTGGACGTGGCTTGCGGCGCAACCACTAGCAGATCTTGCCCGCATCGTTTTGGCAACGGATGATGATCTTATTGAGGCGGAATGTAATTCGTTTGGTGGTGAAGTTGTTCGGACATCATCGGCCTGCCGAAATGGCACCGAGCGATGTGCGGAGGCTCTGCAAGCAATTGGCGATGAATTTGATCTTGTCGTGAATCTGCAAGGTGATGCACCTCTGATGCCACATTGGATTTTACAGTCCCTGATAAGCGCTTTCGACTCTCCTGCAGTTCAAGTTGCGACACCGGCCCTACCGACGAGCGGACGCATGCTCGCCGCGTTGCGAGAGGACAGGCACGAAGGTCGGGTCGGTGCAACGACGCTGGTGCAGGATAGTGACGGCAATGCTCTCTATTTCTCCAAAGAGGTTCTTCCGTACACCGCAGGGCGGTTTGATGACGAAGAAACCACCCCTGTATTCCATCATATTGGTGCCTATGCGTATCGCCCTGAGGCATTGAAAGCTTATTTGAGGCTGCCTGAGTCTCCCTTGGAACAATGCGAAGGGCTGGAGCAGTTGCGTTTCCTCGAAAACGGCATCCCTATCAAATGCGTGCAAGCGGACCTGCAAGGACGGTCTTTCTGGGAAGTGAACAATCCCGAAGACATCCCGAAAGTCGCACCGTATTTGGGCGCAGTGGGGCGGCAGTGA
- a CDS encoding glycosyltransferase family 2 protein, with product MGLWQSYRLRLQRRRWRIRAFRKRRELTVINDRTSKIRPGDILLFSTLRNEDVRLPYFLKYYRGLGVNHFLMVDNGSTDGGGEYLAAQPDVSLWWTQSSYKRARFGVDWLNWLQMRHAHGHWCLVVDPDEFFVYPFCDTRPVRALTDWLDASSIRSFGAMLIDMYPKGGLKNARYLKGENPIEVAPWFDSGNYSIKKNSRFGNLWIQGGPRSRAFFTEEPWRAPALNKIPLVKWDRRYAYVSSTHMLLPRGLNLVYDEWGGEKASGVLLHTKFLDTFAVKAEEELERRQHYANSHEYKAYAEGLKDSADLWCKWSEQYINWRQLEILGLMSKGNWA from the coding sequence TTGGGTCTTTGGCAATCATATAGATTGCGTCTTCAAAGACGCCGTTGGCGAATTCGCGCGTTTAGAAAGCGCCGCGAGCTGACGGTGATCAATGACAGAACTTCCAAAATCCGCCCCGGCGATATTCTCCTCTTTTCGACCCTGCGGAACGAGGATGTGCGCCTCCCGTATTTCCTCAAATATTATAGGGGATTGGGCGTTAATCATTTCCTCATGGTTGACAATGGCAGCACTGACGGTGGCGGTGAGTATCTCGCCGCCCAGCCGGATGTGTCACTATGGTGGACCCAATCCAGTTACAAACGCGCACGATTTGGCGTGGATTGGCTGAACTGGCTCCAGATGCGGCACGCGCATGGCCATTGGTGCCTCGTTGTCGATCCTGATGAGTTCTTTGTCTATCCGTTCTGCGATACGCGGCCGGTGCGAGCGCTGACCGATTGGCTGGATGCCTCCTCGATCCGTTCATTCGGAGCGATGCTGATCGACATGTACCCAAAGGGCGGTCTGAAAAACGCGCGCTACCTCAAGGGGGAAAATCCGATCGAGGTGGCGCCTTGGTTCGATTCAGGCAATTACTCCATCAAGAAGAATAGCCGCTTCGGAAACCTTTGGATTCAAGGTGGCCCTCGGAGCCGCGCCTTTTTCACCGAGGAACCGTGGCGGGCGCCCGCCTTGAACAAGATACCGCTGGTGAAATGGGACAGGCGCTATGCCTATGTTAGTTCGACCCACATGCTGCTGCCACGGGGGTTGAACCTCGTTTATGATGAATGGGGTGGCGAGAAAGCCTCTGGCGTTCTTCTTCACACGAAGTTTCTCGATACCTTTGCAGTGAAGGCTGAGGAGGAGCTAGAACGCCGCCAGCATTATGCGAACAGTCACGAATACAAGGCATATGCCGAAGGGTTGAAAGACAGCGCCGATCTTTGGTGCAAGTGGTCCGAGCAATATATCAATTGGCGCCAGTTAGAGATCCTCGGCCTGATGTCAAAGGGGAACTGGGCGTGA